A window of the Meiothermus sp. CFH 77666 genome harbors these coding sequences:
- a CDS encoding MBL fold metallo-hydrolase, producing MGKVSRREALKLMGATGAVAAAGTLPAMAQAAPATNGAGFYRFKLGDYTLTVLSDGQTPPGNAFPNWGATPGKQAEFEAALRENFLDPTRFINNFNPMVVDTGQAKILIDTGRGQAGQLLANMANAGIRPADINTVFITHGHGDHIGGLVTGGQPTFPNARHLIGETEMQFWLSQATPPANLVALRDRFTLIRPGAQIAPGLTAVDTAGHTVGHLAVQISSGNQTLWHLGDAGGHHILSFRFPDHYLGFDANPQQAVATRARLWQAAAADRITVVGYHFAWPGVGNVRRAGNAYEYVPAFFVF from the coding sequence ATGGGTAAAGTGTCTCGTCGAGAAGCCCTCAAGCTGATGGGTGCCACCGGAGCAGTTGCTGCAGCCGGTACACTACCTGCTATGGCCCAAGCTGCTCCCGCTACCAACGGGGCGGGCTTCTATCGCTTCAAGCTGGGGGACTATACCCTGACGGTACTGAGCGATGGTCAGACCCCTCCCGGCAACGCCTTCCCCAACTGGGGTGCTACCCCCGGCAAGCAAGCCGAGTTCGAGGCTGCCCTGCGGGAAAACTTCCTGGATCCTACCCGCTTTATCAATAACTTCAACCCCATGGTAGTAGATACCGGCCAGGCCAAAATCCTGATTGATACCGGGCGAGGCCAGGCCGGCCAACTACTGGCCAACATGGCCAATGCAGGCATCCGCCCCGCCGACATCAACACCGTCTTCATCACCCACGGTCACGGCGACCATATCGGCGGTCTGGTCACGGGCGGTCAGCCTACCTTTCCCAATGCCCGGCACCTGATCGGCGAAACCGAGATGCAGTTCTGGCTCTCCCAGGCCACCCCCCCGGCCAACCTGGTGGCTCTGCGCGACCGCTTTACCCTGATTCGCCCAGGAGCCCAGATTGCCCCTGGCCTGACCGCGGTGGATACTGCCGGTCACACCGTGGGCCACCTGGCCGTGCAGATTAGCTCGGGCAACCAGACCCTCTGGCACCTGGGCGACGCCGGGGGGCATCACATCCTCTCCTTCCGCTTCCCCGACCACTACCTGGGCTTCGATGCCAACCCCCAGCAGGCCGTGGCCACCCGGGCGCGGCTGTGGCAGGCCGCTGCTGCAGACCGCATAACGGTGGTGGGCTACCACTTTGCCTGGCCGGGGGTGGGCAACGTGCGCCGGGCGGGCAACGCCTACGAGTACGTGCCGGCGTTTTTTGTCTTCTAG
- a CDS encoding nucleotidyltransferase domain-containing protein produces MTVRERILKHLEALSPAQLEELLRELEARTRPPVTREALLALREPIQALARRCGVERLWQFGSVARGAAQAGSDVDFLAKFTRARLEDRLDFKEGLEALLGRPVEVVEAGYLHPEVQESIWAEAIEL; encoded by the coding sequence ATGACCGTTCGCGAGCGCATCCTCAAGCACCTCGAGGCCCTGAGCCCGGCCCAGCTTGAAGAGCTTTTGAGGGAGCTCGAGGCCCGTACCCGTCCTCCCGTGACAAGGGAGGCGCTGCTGGCCCTACGCGAGCCCATTCAGGCCCTGGCCCGGCGTTGCGGGGTAGAGCGGTTGTGGCAGTTTGGTTCGGTGGCTCGAGGAGCAGCCCAGGCAGGAAGTGATGTGGATTTTCTTGCCAAGTTTACCCGGGCCAGGCTGGAAGACCGGCTGGACTTCAAGGAAGGCCTCGAGGCCCTCCTTGGTAGGCCGGTCGAAGTCGTAGAAGCAGGCTACCTTCACCCAGAGGTACAGGAAAGCATTTGGGCCGAGGCCATTGAGCTGTGA
- a CDS encoding peptidyl-prolyl cis-trans isomerase, giving the protein MFGINRRVVAIIFGVLALAFVAGSVLLFTPQGQRSTRGKTEFTVNGRPVYELDLARAQQSDPILSTNPQGLLRNLANVNFGEHFVVINALMQDTARIGVSSGELKKELDTIKERFGLQKKEDYDRFLAQVGYTDAQLRSELRNQIRINKRLEELQKKAEPTEEEMRLYFELNRDRYKNEERVQARQIVLDDKATADKIYAEVSAPGADFAAIARANSKLNADQGGALGAEAGKSEPGPVTRVVFPNAVADAVFKLRDGQISKPIEAGGRFYIVKVEKYLPAGDVKFEEVKDRVKEDAKRIKGQGAQEAYIEELRAKANVKFAEGASFKFENPVVARVGETEIKLGEVTQNAFSNPQLPQLLQQGLGELAVQLFIPQTLENLITREVIYQAAKGLGQPFFGSKADIANQAQLWQTRNVAVSDADVRKFYDSNLKDFVIPASAKVQAVNFKKEDKAKADAFRAAALKGGKLEDLAKANGGTVQDFGVVNPGTMPPVPNRLVFLTRGSFPKGPLGEVSEVVKLEDGSYQVLIINDRKAEVLRPFEEVKEEARQQVLATRRAEAARKWVEEARKSIKVENNLQKVLASLTPKEEPKQEEPKTNSNQPGSNPSTPANPPANR; this is encoded by the coding sequence GTGTTTGGAATCAACAGAAGGGTCGTTGCCATTATCTTTGGGGTTCTCGCCCTGGCTTTTGTGGCGGGTTCGGTTCTGCTGTTTACGCCCCAGGGCCAGCGCAGCACCCGGGGCAAGACCGAGTTCACCGTGAATGGCCGCCCGGTCTACGAGCTAGACCTGGCCCGGGCCCAGCAGAGCGACCCCATCCTGAGCACCAACCCCCAAGGGCTACTAAGGAATCTTGCGAACGTAAACTTTGGTGAGCATTTTGTCGTCATCAACGCGCTGATGCAGGATACGGCCCGTATCGGGGTTTCCAGTGGTGAGCTCAAGAAGGAATTAGACACCATCAAAGAGCGCTTTGGCCTGCAAAAGAAGGAAGACTACGACCGCTTCCTGGCCCAGGTGGGTTACACCGACGCGCAACTGCGTAGTGAACTGCGCAATCAGATCCGCATCAACAAGCGCCTCGAGGAGCTTCAGAAAAAGGCCGAACCCACCGAAGAGGAAATGCGCCTTTACTTCGAGCTGAACCGCGACCGGTACAAAAACGAAGAGCGCGTACAGGCCCGCCAGATTGTGCTGGACGACAAGGCCACCGCCGACAAAATCTATGCCGAGGTCAGCGCGCCCGGCGCCGATTTTGCCGCCATTGCCAGGGCCAACTCCAAGCTCAACGCCGACCAGGGCGGTGCCCTGGGTGCTGAGGCCGGCAAGAGCGAACCCGGCCCGGTCACCCGGGTGGTCTTCCCCAACGCCGTGGCTGATGCCGTGTTCAAACTGCGCGATGGCCAGATCAGCAAGCCCATCGAGGCCGGAGGCCGCTTCTACATTGTGAAGGTGGAGAAGTACCTGCCCGCAGGCGATGTGAAGTTTGAAGAGGTCAAGGATCGGGTCAAGGAAGATGCCAAGCGCATCAAAGGCCAAGGTGCACAGGAAGCCTACATCGAGGAGCTGCGGGCCAAGGCCAATGTGAAGTTTGCCGAAGGGGCTAGCTTCAAGTTCGAGAACCCGGTGGTAGCCAGGGTGGGCGAGACCGAGATCAAGCTAGGCGAAGTGACCCAGAATGCCTTTTCCAACCCGCAGTTGCCCCAGTTGTTGCAGCAGGGCCTGGGGGAGCTGGCCGTCCAGTTATTCATACCCCAGACGCTCGAGAATCTGATCACGCGCGAGGTCATTTACCAGGCCGCCAAAGGGCTCGGTCAGCCCTTCTTCGGCTCCAAGGCCGACATCGCCAATCAGGCCCAACTCTGGCAAACCCGCAATGTTGCCGTCTCGGATGCCGACGTGCGCAAGTTCTACGACTCCAACCTGAAAGATTTCGTTATCCCGGCTTCGGCCAAGGTGCAGGCGGTGAACTTCAAGAAGGAAGACAAGGCCAAGGCCGATGCCTTCCGGGCGGCGGCCCTCAAGGGCGGCAAGCTGGAAGACCTGGCCAAGGCCAACGGCGGCACCGTGCAAGACTTTGGCGTGGTTAACCCCGGCACCATGCCGCCCGTGCCCAACCGGCTGGTATTCCTGACCCGAGGCAGCTTCCCCAAAGGCCCGCTGGGCGAGGTGAGCGAGGTGGTGAAGCTCGAGGACGGCAGCTACCAGGTGCTCATCATCAACGACCGCAAGGCCGAGGTATTGCGGCCTTTCGAGGAGGTTAAGGAGGAAGCCCGTCAGCAGGTGCTGGCCACCCGCCGGGCCGAAGCCGCCCGCAAATGGGTCGAGGAAGCGCGCAAAAGCATCAAGGTAGAGAACAACCTGCAAAAGGTGCTGGCCTCGCTCACGCCGAAAGAAGAACCCAAGCAGGAAGAACCCAAAACCAACAGCAACCAGCCGGGCAGCAACCCCTCCACCCCGGCCAACCCGCCGGCCAATCGCTAG
- a CDS encoding endonuclease V, translated as MPTLFPQPKDLREAAAMQKLLAGAVIVGGNPEDARYIAALDASHPTRFSKQKGPSVAVAVLWDQQKGEVLEVATAQMDEALLFPYVPGFLSFREAPLYLAALAGLSRPPEVLLVDGQGIAHPRGLGIAAHLGVHLDLPAIGVAKTLLFGRPEGDLPPEAGSAVRLMNGSVQIGWVYRSRTGVQPLFVSPGHRVGMEESLALVRSLKGKTRLPEPLRIAHIQAGAARRAARSE; from the coding sequence ATGCCCACACTCTTTCCCCAGCCCAAAGACCTGCGTGAAGCCGCCGCGATGCAAAAGTTGCTGGCGGGAGCGGTGATCGTAGGGGGGAACCCCGAAGATGCTCGCTACATCGCTGCTCTGGATGCTTCCCACCCGACCCGCTTTTCCAAGCAAAAAGGCCCCTCGGTGGCGGTGGCGGTGTTGTGGGATCAGCAGAAGGGGGAGGTGCTCGAGGTCGCCACGGCGCAAATGGACGAGGCCCTGCTATTTCCCTACGTGCCCGGTTTTTTGTCCTTCCGTGAAGCCCCGCTCTATCTGGCCGCACTGGCCGGGCTATCCCGCCCGCCCGAAGTGTTGCTGGTGGATGGACAGGGGATTGCCCACCCCAGAGGGTTGGGGATTGCGGCCCACCTGGGGGTGCACCTGGATCTACCGGCCATTGGGGTGGCCAAGACCCTGCTGTTTGGCCGACCGGAAGGCGACCTGCCCCCGGAAGCCGGTTCGGCGGTAAGGCTGATGAATGGCAGTGTGCAGATCGGCTGGGTTTACCGCAGCCGCACGGGGGTGCAGCCGCTCTTTGTCTCGCCGGGTCACCGGGTCGGGATGGAAGAAAGCCTGGCCCTGGTGCGTTCGTTGAAGGGGAAAACCCGCCTGCCGGAACCCCTTCGCATCGCCCACATACAGGCGGGGGCGGCCCGGCGTGCCGCCCGCTCCGAATAA
- the ndk gene encoding nucleoside-diphosphate kinase codes for MERTYIMVKPDGVRRGLTGEIINRIERKGFKIVAMKKMVIARETAETHYGEHKGKPFFEGLVNFITSGPVVAMVVEGPGAIAEMRRLMGATRPWEAAPGTIRADFATTVDENIIHGSDSPESAAREIGIFFKPEEIIA; via the coding sequence ATGGAACGCACCTACATCATGGTCAAACCCGACGGCGTGCGCCGTGGCCTTACAGGCGAAATTATCAACCGTATCGAGCGCAAGGGCTTCAAGATTGTGGCCATGAAGAAAATGGTCATTGCCCGCGAGACCGCCGAAACCCACTACGGTGAGCACAAAGGCAAACCCTTCTTCGAGGGGCTGGTCAACTTCATCACCAGCGGGCCGGTGGTGGCGATGGTGGTCGAGGGCCCAGGGGCCATTGCCGAGATGCGCCGCCTGATGGGGGCTACCCGCCCCTGGGAGGCTGCCCCCGGTACCATCCGGGCCGACTTTGCCACCACGGTGGACGAGAACATCATCCACGGCTCCGATAGCCCCGAGAGCGCGGCCCGCGAGATCGGGATTTTCTTCAAGCCCGAAGAGATTATCGCCTAG
- a CDS encoding MBL fold metallo-hydrolase — protein MIHILDLHDRAPRVIASFLLETQAGPVLFETGPESRFSVLLDGLNTLGYAASDVRHVFVTHIHLDHAGAAWRMAERGATIYVHPKGAPHLVDPSKLWASATRIYGDQMEALWGQMGYVPEGQIEILQDGDTVQVGEATIQALETPGHAYHHHAFLIGDELIGGDVTGVKIGRGPVLPPCPPPEIHIETWLASLAKIRALNPRKLYLTHFGETEDVGPHLSALEAKLLEWADWMKERLKAGKTREQIVPEFEAYVAANLRAAGLSDEEVQEYEFADPSWMSVDGLVRYWNKHHPEEVMA, from the coding sequence GTGATCCACATCCTTGACCTGCACGACCGGGCTCCCAGGGTGATTGCCTCGTTTTTGCTGGAAACCCAGGCGGGGCCGGTACTGTTTGAGACCGGGCCGGAGTCGCGCTTCTCGGTGCTGCTGGATGGCCTTAATACGCTGGGCTACGCGGCCTCCGATGTTCGGCATGTGTTCGTGACCCACATCCACCTCGACCACGCGGGCGCGGCCTGGCGTATGGCCGAGCGGGGGGCTACCATCTACGTTCACCCCAAGGGGGCGCCCCACCTGGTAGACCCCAGCAAGCTCTGGGCCTCGGCCACGCGCATCTACGGCGACCAGATGGAAGCCCTCTGGGGCCAGATGGGCTACGTGCCGGAGGGCCAGATTGAAATTTTGCAGGATGGCGACACCGTGCAGGTCGGCGAGGCGACCATACAGGCCCTCGAGACCCCCGGCCACGCCTACCACCACCACGCTTTTTTGATTGGCGATGAGCTGATTGGGGGCGACGTGACGGGGGTGAAGATCGGACGAGGCCCGGTACTGCCGCCCTGCCCCCCGCCGGAGATTCACATCGAAACATGGCTGGCTTCCCTCGCCAAAATCCGCGCCCTGAACCCTCGCAAGCTCTACCTGACCCACTTTGGCGAGACCGAGGACGTGGGGCCTCACCTGAGCGCCCTCGAGGCCAAACTGCTGGAGTGGGCCGACTGGATGAAAGAGCGCCTCAAGGCCGGCAAAACCCGCGAGCAGATTGTGCCCGAATTTGAAGCCTACGTGGCTGCTAACCTGCGGGCTGCGGGCCTCTCCGACGAAGAGGTGCAGGAATACGAGTTTGCCGACCCCTCCTGGATGAGCGTGGATGGGCTGGTGCGCTACTGGAACAAGCATCATCCGGAAGAGGTGATGGCCTAG
- a CDS encoding long-chain fatty acid--CoA ligase, with product MQSTMMDFPLTLVHLLERAGSLFPREEIVTRLPDKSLHRYTYGDFYRRSRQLASALQKAGLQKGDRVATLSWNTYAHLEAYFGVPVAGGVLHPLNLRLHPSDIAYIINHAQDKILIVDDVLLKLYEAIKAQVKLERVLVVPLSGQPVPEGLESYEDFLASGDPGFAYPSLDEREAAGMCYTSGTTGKPKGVVYSHRSIVLHSLGSALPDALNLASTDVLLPVVPMFHVLAWGLPFTGVMTGSKLVMPGPHLDAESLLDLYESEKVTKTAGVPTIWLGVLQALQKEPGRWKLEPMEMVVGGSAAPEAMIRAFDRFGLKVLHAWGMTEMSPLGTTSRLKRHLRGDAEVEYRYRAKQGVPTPLVEIRAVGEQGVVPWDGQSLGELQVRGPWVAQSYYNLEEESDKWTPDGWFRTGDVVAIDPEGYIRIADRTKDLIKSGGEWISSIDLENALMAHPAVKEAAVIAIPDPKWDERPLAAIVLKEGASATPEELRAFLEPRFAKWWLPDAYVFVDEIPRTSTGKFLKSRLREQFKEYKAQAASQ from the coding sequence ATGCAGTCCACCATGATGGATTTTCCGCTAACCCTGGTTCACCTCCTCGAGCGGGCCGGCAGTCTGTTCCCCAGGGAAGAGATCGTGACCCGGCTGCCCGATAAATCGCTCCACCGCTACACCTACGGCGATTTTTACCGGCGCTCGCGTCAACTGGCCTCGGCATTGCAGAAGGCGGGCTTGCAGAAGGGGGATCGGGTGGCCACCCTCTCCTGGAATACCTACGCGCACCTCGAGGCCTACTTTGGCGTCCCGGTGGCCGGGGGGGTCTTGCACCCCCTTAACCTGCGGCTGCACCCCTCCGATATTGCCTACATCATCAACCACGCCCAGGACAAAATCCTGATTGTGGACGATGTGCTCCTCAAGCTCTACGAGGCCATCAAGGCGCAGGTAAAGCTCGAGCGGGTGCTGGTGGTGCCCCTCTCGGGCCAGCCGGTGCCCGAGGGCCTGGAAAGCTACGAGGACTTCCTGGCCTCCGGCGACCCCGGTTTTGCCTACCCCAGCCTCGACGAGCGCGAGGCTGCCGGGATGTGCTACACCTCCGGTACCACCGGAAAGCCCAAGGGGGTGGTGTACTCGCACCGCTCGATTGTGTTGCATAGCCTGGGTTCGGCCCTGCCGGATGCGCTGAACCTGGCCAGTACCGATGTGCTGCTGCCGGTGGTGCCCATGTTTCATGTGCTGGCCTGGGGGCTGCCCTTTACCGGGGTGATGACAGGCAGCAAGCTGGTGATGCCGGGGCCGCACCTGGACGCCGAGAGTTTGCTGGATCTGTACGAATCGGAGAAAGTCACCAAAACCGCCGGCGTGCCGACCATCTGGCTGGGGGTCTTGCAGGCGCTGCAAAAGGAGCCGGGGCGCTGGAAGCTGGAGCCCATGGAGATGGTGGTGGGCGGCTCGGCAGCCCCCGAAGCCATGATTCGGGCCTTCGACCGCTTTGGTTTGAAGGTGCTGCACGCCTGGGGCATGACCGAGATGAGCCCCCTGGGTACCACCAGCCGCCTCAAACGCCACTTGCGAGGGGATGCCGAAGTGGAGTACCGCTACCGGGCCAAGCAGGGCGTGCCCACCCCCCTGGTGGAGATCCGGGCGGTGGGCGAGCAGGGGGTGGTGCCCTGGGATGGGCAGTCGCTGGGCGAGTTGCAGGTGCGCGGACCCTGGGTGGCGCAAAGCTACTACAACCTCGAGGAAGAGTCGGACAAGTGGACCCCGGACGGCTGGTTCCGCACGGGCGACGTGGTGGCCATTGACCCCGAGGGCTACATCCGCATCGCCGACCGCACCAAAGACCTGATCAAGTCCGGGGGCGAGTGGATTAGCTCGATTGACCTCGAGAACGCCCTGATGGCCCACCCGGCGGTGAAGGAGGCCGCCGTCATCGCTATCCCCGACCCCAAGTGGGATGAACGCCCCCTGGCCGCCATTGTGTTGAAGGAGGGGGCCAGCGCCACTCCCGAAGAGCTGCGGGCCTTCCTCGAGCCCCGGTTCGCCAAGTGGTGGCTGCCCGATGCCTATGTGTTTGTGGACGAAATTCCCCGCACCAGCACCGGAAAGTTCCTGAAGTCCAGGCTGCGCGAGCAGTTCAAAGAATACAAAGCCCAGGCCGCCTCGCAGTGA
- a CDS encoding DUF86 domain-containing protein produces the protein MKNPRLYLRQILEAADFILETAHSLQDLQTSKLIRDAVIRNFEVMGEATKRLSPAFRVQHPQMPWRSLAGFRDVLIYDYDEVAVEVVWDVIQNSLPTVRLEVARLLECGSDLG, from the coding sequence GTGAAAAACCCCAGGCTTTACCTGCGACAGATCCTCGAGGCTGCCGACTTTATCCTTGAAACCGCCCATAGCCTACAAGACCTGCAAACCTCCAAGCTGATCCGTGACGCAGTGATTCGCAATTTCGAGGTGATGGGTGAGGCCACCAAGCGCCTTTCCCCGGCCTTTCGGGTTCAGCACCCCCAGATGCCCTGGCGCAGCCTGGCAGGGTTTCGAGATGTGCTCATCTACGACTACGACGAGGTGGCGGTAGAAGTAGTCTGGGACGTAATCCAGAACAGCTTACCGACAGTGCGTCTGGAGGTGGCCCGGCTGCTGGAGTGCGGGTCTGACTTGGGCTAG
- a CDS encoding SRPBCC family protein — translation MNIDNSAPLKARKEIVIGAPLETVWALLTDIERWPQWQPDVSSARLEGELAVGAVFRWKAKGLGIVSTVQALEQGRCIGWTGNSVGMRAVHIWTLEPQGEGVRVATEESLTGWLAQTMKIFDRNFLEKSLEGSLQVLKARAERR, via the coding sequence ATGAATATTGATAACAGCGCTCCACTAAAAGCACGCAAGGAAATTGTCATCGGTGCACCGCTCGAAACAGTGTGGGCTCTGCTCACCGATATCGAGCGCTGGCCCCAGTGGCAACCCGATGTATCGTCGGCCAGACTCGAGGGGGAGCTTGCTGTTGGAGCGGTCTTTCGATGGAAAGCCAAGGGGCTGGGTATCGTGTCAACTGTTCAAGCACTGGAGCAAGGACGATGCATAGGTTGGACAGGCAACTCCGTAGGAATGAGGGCAGTCCACATTTGGACGCTTGAGCCCCAGGGTGAGGGGGTACGTGTTGCCACCGAGGAATCGCTTACTGGCTGGTTGGCCCAAACCATGAAGATTTTCGACCGGAACTTTCTGGAAAAATCGCTCGAGGGTTCGTTGCAGGTGCTCAAAGCTCGAGCTGAGCGGCGTTAA
- a CDS encoding antitoxin Xre/MbcA/ParS toxin-binding domain-containing protein, with product MFYMGTTLELRFDFSPHDVASVREGLPARLIGEIAQRYGLNQQDILEAAGIPRSSAHRYKGLGRLNREQSNRLYKVIYLLRRAEELFGSTKLAASWMSSPKVFLHNASPLRYLDTEPGFRAVEHLLGRLEDGLVT from the coding sequence ATGTTCTATATGGGAACCACCCTCGAGCTTCGCTTCGATTTTTCTCCCCACGACGTAGCCAGTGTGCGGGAGGGTTTGCCGGCCCGGCTGATTGGCGAAATTGCCCAGCGATACGGCCTTAACCAGCAGGACATCCTGGAAGCGGCGGGTATCCCACGCAGCAGCGCCCACCGCTATAAGGGTTTGGGGCGCTTGAACCGGGAGCAGTCCAATCGTCTGTACAAAGTGATTTATCTGCTCCGGCGGGCGGAGGAACTCTTCGGCTCTACCAAACTGGCAGCAAGCTGGATGAGCAGCCCCAAGGTGTTTTTACACAACGCCAGTCCGCTACGCTACCTCGACACCGAGCCTGGCTTCAGGGCGGTCGAGCATCTGCTGGGACGCTTGGAAGATGGCCTGGTTACATGA
- a CDS encoding M20/M25/M40 family metallo-hydrolase — MFAFRAAATYILAMSSAIDRFLQENLEAYLQETIRLCAQPSVSATGEGVEVCASLVEQTLQQHGFQTWKIEGYGNPVIVGRARGRSERTLLFYNHYDVQPPEPLELWDSPPFEPQIREGKLYARGAKDDKGEFMARVAAVDAVRAAHGGELPCGVLFVVEGNEEVGSPGIARFVQDHLDLLKCDGAIWEEGGIDFEERPGTSLGRRGILAVELEVQTLSRDAHSGSAHILPSAAWRMVRVLASLKDENEHILIPGFYDDVKPISELDLELFRRLPDNEPYLRETFGLRGFVGGLTGFELKKAVFNPTCNIQGITTGYQGPGNKTVIPAKASAKLDFRLVPDQDPTDILKKLRAHLDAEGFTDVRITYTDYMFPAKSEADHPLVRLAARAGEEVYQKPYQLIPMTGGSSPVYAFARPLGIPVIDAGVGFGIANRTHAPNENIRLQDFHNAARHIARILDGFAGIWG; from the coding sequence GTGTTCGCATTTCGCGCTGCTGCGACGTATATTCTAGCCATGTCCAGCGCCATAGACCGCTTCTTGCAAGAAAACCTCGAGGCCTACCTGCAGGAAACCATCCGGCTCTGCGCCCAGCCGAGCGTGTCGGCCACGGGCGAGGGCGTGGAAGTCTGTGCCAGCCTGGTGGAGCAGACCTTGCAGCAACATGGCTTCCAGACCTGGAAGATCGAGGGCTACGGCAACCCGGTCATTGTGGGCCGGGCCAGGGGCCGATCCGAGCGCACCCTGCTCTTCTACAACCACTACGATGTGCAGCCCCCTGAGCCCCTGGAGCTCTGGGACTCGCCCCCTTTCGAGCCGCAAATCCGCGAGGGCAAGCTCTATGCCCGGGGCGCTAAGGACGACAAAGGCGAGTTCATGGCCCGCGTGGCGGCGGTGGATGCGGTGCGGGCCGCGCATGGAGGCGAGCTGCCCTGTGGGGTGCTGTTTGTGGTGGAGGGCAACGAGGAGGTCGGCAGCCCCGGCATTGCCCGGTTCGTGCAAGACCACCTGGACTTGCTCAAATGTGATGGAGCCATCTGGGAGGAAGGCGGCATAGACTTCGAGGAGCGGCCCGGCACCTCGCTTGGGCGGCGGGGGATTCTGGCGGTGGAGCTGGAAGTCCAGACCCTCTCGCGCGATGCCCACTCCGGCAGCGCCCACATCCTGCCGAGTGCGGCCTGGCGGATGGTGCGGGTGCTGGCCTCACTCAAGGACGAAAACGAACACATTCTGATTCCCGGCTTCTACGACGATGTAAAGCCCATCTCGGAACTCGATCTGGAACTGTTCCGCCGCCTGCCCGACAACGAACCCTACCTGCGTGAGACCTTCGGCCTGCGCGGGTTTGTGGGGGGGCTCACCGGCTTCGAGCTCAAAAAGGCCGTTTTCAACCCCACCTGCAACATCCAGGGCATTACCACCGGCTACCAGGGCCCCGGCAACAAGACCGTCATTCCGGCCAAAGCCTCGGCCAAGCTGGACTTCCGCCTGGTGCCCGACCAGGACCCCACCGACATCCTGAAAAAGCTGCGTGCCCACCTCGACGCCGAGGGCTTTACCGATGTCCGCATCACCTATACCGACTACATGTTCCCCGCCAAATCGGAGGCCGACCACCCCCTGGTGCGGCTGGCGGCTAGGGCGGGCGAGGAGGTCTACCAGAAACCCTACCAGCTCATCCCCATGACCGGCGGCAGCTCGCCCGTGTATGCCTTTGCCAGGCCCCTGGGCATCCCGGTGATTGATGCCGGCGTGGGTTTTGGCATTGCTAACCGTACCCATGCCCCCAACGAAAACATCCGCCTCCAGGACTTCCACAACGCCGCGCGGCACATCGCCCGGATTCTGGACGGGTTCGCGGGGATTTGGGGTTAG
- a CDS encoding dihydrofolate reductase family protein, which translates to MRTIIGAVFLSLDGVMQAPGGPEEDSSGGFGLGGWIWVHSDDITREMVRGYLLGPPYELLLGRRTYDIFAAYWPQVPPDNPIAARFNPTAKWVLSSRDLSPPWYNSQRLSSLEAVRELKASNGPDLLVQGSSTLYPQLLAAGLLDRLILQTFPVVLGRGKRLFGEGTPPGSYKLVSSVVSSTGVVMTTYEFTGQKPVVSFIS; encoded by the coding sequence ATGCGAACCATAATCGGAGCCGTTTTCCTGTCGCTGGACGGGGTGATGCAAGCCCCCGGCGGGCCAGAGGAAGATTCGAGTGGTGGGTTTGGGCTGGGGGGCTGGATTTGGGTGCATTCCGACGATATCACCCGCGAGATGGTGCGGGGCTACCTGCTGGGGCCGCCCTACGAGCTGTTGCTGGGGCGCAGAACCTACGACATTTTTGCGGCCTACTGGCCCCAGGTGCCCCCGGACAACCCCATTGCGGCGCGGTTCAACCCCACGGCCAAGTGGGTGCTCTCGAGCCGCGACCTGAGCCCACCCTGGTACAACAGCCAGCGTTTGAGCAGCCTGGAGGCGGTGCGAGAGCTCAAGGCCAGCAATGGCCCCGACCTGCTGGTGCAGGGGAGTTCGACGCTCTACCCCCAACTGCTGGCGGCGGGCCTGCTGGATCGGCTGATTTTGCAGACCTTTCCGGTGGTGCTGGGCCGGGGTAAGCGGCTTTTTGGCGAGGGGACGCCGCCGGGGAGCTATAAGCTGGTGAGCAGTGTGGTCTCGAGTACCGGCGTGGTGATGACTACATATGAGTTCACGGGCCAGAAACCCGTGGTTTCCTTCATATCCTGA
- a CDS encoding RES family NAD+ phosphorylase: MKAWRITSRKYAHAAFTGEGAARSPGRWNQSGVPVVYVAGSLATGILEILVHVNERAYLTAFVSIEIEVPDGHIETLQQLPPDWQQLPEPYPASTQQLGSEWAQSLRSLALKVPSAVVPSEFNLLLNPRHPAMSEVRFGEPQELWLDPRLLD, encoded by the coding sequence ATGAAAGCCTGGAGGATCACCTCGCGCAAGTATGCCCATGCAGCCTTCACTGGCGAGGGAGCAGCCCGTAGCCCAGGCCGCTGGAACCAGAGTGGGGTGCCGGTGGTGTATGTGGCGGGCAGCCTGGCCACCGGCATCCTGGAAATATTGGTACACGTCAACGAACGGGCTTATCTGACTGCTTTTGTATCCATCGAAATCGAGGTTCCTGATGGGCACATCGAAACTTTGCAGCAGTTGCCACCGGACTGGCAGCAACTGCCCGAACCGTATCCAGCATCCACCCAGCAACTTGGCAGCGAGTGGGCGCAGAGCTTGCGTTCGCTGGCGCTCAAAGTGCCTTCGGCAGTGGTTCCCAGCGAGTTCAACTTGTTGCTCAACCCCAGACATCCGGCCATGTCTGAGGTACGGTTTGGCGAACCCCAAGAACTCTGGCTTGACCCACGTCTGCTCGATTAG